Proteins from one Mucilaginibacter jinjuensis genomic window:
- a CDS encoding RNA-binding S4 domain-containing protein gives MINFELEGEYIPLIQLLKATNLVQTGGEAQIVVSEGEVTYNGEVDYRKRLKVKKGDVVEFRGQKITIV, from the coding sequence ATGATAAATTTTGAGCTCGAAGGCGAATATATTCCCCTTATACAACTGTTAAAGGCCACAAACCTGGTGCAAACCGGCGGCGAAGCCCAAATTGTAGTATCGGAAGGCGAAGTAACCTACAACGGTGAGGTTGATTACCGCAAACGCCTTAAAGTAAAAAAAGGCGACGTTGTTGAGTTTAGAGGTCAGAAAATCACGATTGTTTAA
- the aroB gene encoding 3-dehydroquinate synthase: protein MDTAQIQPIESIGYNVYLNDSLNELVNFVEQGNYSKFFILTDEFTTVHCLPLIEEKLTGKTYDLIEISAGEECKTIDFCIGVWKMLIDFGADRRSLLINVGGGVVTDLGGFAASTFKRGIDFVNVPTTVLSQVDASVGGKTGIDMDSIKNIIGTFTQPKAVFIEQAFLKTLPSREILSGLAEMLKHGLIADAAYWEALKNSDLSIPSTELIAQSVVIKNRIVISDPTEKSHRKALNFGHTVGHAVETWSLDHDEKEHLTHGEAIAIGMICEAWLSVKKNTGLTESELNDTVKVLTRLYPKYEIKDSTFPALIELMKKDKKNEGNTINCTLLKAIGTYSINAICTEDELSESLKYYAAL from the coding sequence ATGGATACAGCACAAATACAACCGATAGAAAGCATTGGTTACAATGTTTATTTAAACGATAGCCTTAACGAACTGGTAAATTTTGTTGAGCAAGGCAATTACTCTAAGTTTTTTATCCTTACCGACGAGTTTACAACCGTACACTGCCTGCCGCTTATTGAAGAGAAATTAACAGGTAAAACTTACGACCTGATTGAGATCAGCGCAGGCGAAGAATGCAAAACCATCGACTTTTGCATTGGTGTGTGGAAAATGCTGATTGATTTTGGTGCCGATCGCCGCAGCTTGTTAATTAACGTTGGCGGTGGCGTAGTTACCGATCTGGGTGGCTTTGCAGCCTCGACCTTTAAACGCGGGATTGATTTTGTGAATGTACCTACTACCGTACTTTCGCAGGTTGATGCCTCTGTTGGTGGCAAAACCGGTATCGATATGGATAGTATTAAAAACATCATCGGTACGTTTACCCAACCTAAAGCCGTATTTATAGAGCAGGCCTTTCTGAAAACCCTGCCATCAAGAGAAATATTATCGGGTCTGGCCGAAATGCTGAAACATGGTTTAATTGCCGATGCAGCTTATTGGGAAGCTTTAAAAAACAGCGACCTTTCTATCCCATCAACCGAGCTGATTGCACAATCGGTAGTGATTAAAAATCGCATCGTAATTTCGGACCCGACAGAGAAGAGTCACCGAAAGGCATTGAACTTTGGTCACACGGTTGGTCATGCTGTGGAGACATGGTCTTTAGATCATGACGAGAAAGAGCATTTGACCCACGGTGAAGCTATTGCTATCGGCATGATCTGCGAAGCCTGGCTTTCTGTAAAAAAGAACACCGGTTTAACTGAGTCTGAACTAAATGATACGGTTAAAGTATTGACCCGTTTGTACCCTAAATACGAAATCAAAGATTCGACTTTCCCAGCTTTAATTGAGCTGATGAAAAAGGATAAGAAAAACGAAGGCAATACCATTAACTGTACCCTGTTAAAAGCCATTGGCACTTATAGTATTAACGCGATTTGTACCGAAGACGAGTTGAGCGAAAGTTTAAAATACTACGCAGCTTTGTAA
- a CDS encoding sterol desaturase family protein — MIPLNAKNDAVVVLIGLLVTLTLAEMWLSYRENRHYYEKRDTLTNIYLTTITFFINLAVKGSTFLVLQYFYQFRLFEISNVFWYWFVLVVTQDFLYWVLHYTGHYCRFFWAMHVTHHSSEHFNFTTGFRSTVFEPLYRVFFYLPLALMGFNAIDILYAYLVTQLYGNLVHTQYKVNLPKWYGWIFVTPSHHRVHHASNIPYLDKNMAMMLIIWDRMFGTFQDENLPEPIKYGLTHQPEDTGAVNIIFHEWKALVHDVKKAPGIKNKLGYMFNPPGWSHDGSTQTARVLQREYKQEKAA; from the coding sequence ATGATTCCCCTTAATGCTAAAAATGATGCCGTTGTTGTATTAATCGGTTTGCTGGTTACCTTAACCCTTGCCGAAATGTGGCTCAGCTATCGTGAAAACCGTCATTATTACGAGAAACGCGATACGCTTACCAACATCTATTTAACAACCATTACATTTTTTATCAATCTTGCTGTTAAGGGTTCTACCTTTCTTGTGCTGCAGTACTTTTACCAGTTCAGGCTGTTTGAGATTAGCAACGTATTCTGGTACTGGTTTGTGCTGGTTGTAACGCAGGATTTTTTATACTGGGTGCTGCATTATACCGGCCATTACTGCCGCTTCTTCTGGGCTATGCATGTAACGCACCATTCGTCTGAGCATTTTAACTTTACTACGGGGTTCCGGTCTACCGTGTTCGAGCCTTTGTACCGCGTTTTCTTTTATTTGCCATTGGCTTTGATGGGCTTTAACGCCATAGATATTTTATACGCCTACCTGGTTACCCAATTATACGGCAACCTGGTACACACTCAATACAAGGTTAACCTACCCAAATGGTACGGCTGGATCTTTGTTACACCATCGCATCACCGGGTCCACCATGCATCAAACATCCCCTACCTGGATAAAAACATGGCCATGATGCTCATTATCTGGGACCGCATGTTTGGCACCTTCCAAGATGAGAACCTGCCCGAGCCTATCAAATACGGCCTCACCCACCAACCCGAAGATACCGGTGCAGTCAACATCATTTTCCACGAGTGGAAAGCCCTGGTGCATGACGTAAAAAAAGCACCGGGTATTAAAAACAAACTTGGCTATATGTTTAACCCACCCGGCTGGAGCCACGATGGTAGCACACAAACGGCCAGGGTTTTGCAAAGGGAGTATAAGCAGGAGAAGGCGGCGTAA
- a CDS encoding prephenate dehydratase, with the protein MEQQKPRVAIQGIRASFHEEAAFKFFGENITTIECNSFKQTFDKLQAREADYVVMAIENSIAGSILPNYSLLLSYNFPVVGEIYLPIQLHLMGLPGVKFEDIKTAMSHPIAIRQCDDFFNDHPQLKVVESSDTAACAKRIREEQLTDTVAIANSLAAKLYDLQILERRIESNKKNFTRFLILTHQENAKNIPANKASLCFQVSNEVGSLAKVLNILAEEGVNMSKIQSMPVLGKRNEYNFYVDVEWEDGKAYDAAIRQVLKYTHNFNILGEYKRFIEE; encoded by the coding sequence ATGGAACAGCAGAAACCACGGGTAGCAATTCAAGGAATAAGGGCATCTTTTCACGAAGAAGCAGCCTTCAAATTCTTTGGCGAAAACATTACAACGATAGAATGCAACTCGTTTAAACAAACATTCGACAAGCTGCAGGCCCGCGAAGCTGACTATGTAGTAATGGCTATCGAAAACAGCATTGCAGGCAGTATTTTGCCTAACTACTCGTTGTTGCTGAGCTACAACTTCCCCGTGGTTGGCGAAATTTATTTGCCTATCCAATTGCACTTAATGGGCTTACCTGGTGTTAAGTTCGAGGATATAAAAACAGCCATGTCGCACCCTATTGCTATCCGTCAGTGTGATGATTTCTTTAACGATCATCCCCAACTGAAAGTGGTTGAAAGCAGCGACACCGCAGCCTGTGCCAAACGTATCCGCGAAGAGCAATTGACTGATACGGTTGCCATTGCCAACTCACTGGCTGCCAAGCTGTACGATTTGCAAATTCTGGAGCGCCGCATCGAATCGAACAAAAAGAATTTTACCCGTTTCCTGATCCTTACCCACCAGGAAAACGCTAAGAATATCCCTGCCAATAAAGCATCGCTTTGTTTTCAGGTAAGCAACGAGGTTGGTTCACTGGCAAAGGTGCTGAATATTTTGGCCGAAGAAGGTGTTAACATGAGCAAGATCCAATCGATGCCGGTACTGGGTAAACGTAACGAATACAACTTTTATGTAGATGTAGAGTGGGAAGATGGCAAAGCTTACGACGCCGCCATTCGCCAGGTGTTAAAGTATACACACAATTTTAACATACTTGGTGAATATAAACGCTTTATAGAGGAGTAA
- a CDS encoding chorismate mutase → MKIDLKIQPLSTWIKPANENQPLLIAGPCSAETEEQLVATAQLLAKTGKLSALRAGIWKPRTRPGEFEGIGSIGLEWLKTAKQETGLPTAVEVATAKHVEEALKAGVDILWVGARSTANPFTVQEIADALKGVDVPVMVKNPVNPDLTLWIGALERINNAGITKLAAIHRGFSSYEKSAFRNEPMWDMAINLKTHAPDLPIINDPSHITGNRDLIPYIAQKALDMDMQGLMIESHIDPSVAWTDAKQQVTPKALADLIDNLTLRKPEVKNADIKDALAELRANIDKIDDLVIQKLAERMQIVEKIGNYKKDNGITILQVNRWDEILKKGVQYGKALKLDEDFTEKLLELIHSESIRKQTAIMNAGTGVKENLTHA, encoded by the coding sequence ATGAAAATCGATCTTAAAATACAGCCATTAAGCACCTGGATTAAACCGGCTAACGAAAATCAACCGCTTTTAATTGCAGGCCCTTGCAGTGCCGAGACTGAAGAACAGTTAGTTGCTACTGCCCAACTTTTAGCTAAAACAGGCAAACTGAGCGCACTGCGTGCAGGTATCTGGAAACCACGTACCCGCCCGGGCGAGTTTGAAGGTATCGGCAGCATTGGTTTAGAGTGGTTAAAAACTGCTAAACAAGAAACAGGCTTGCCAACCGCTGTTGAGGTTGCAACTGCAAAACACGTTGAAGAAGCTTTAAAAGCTGGTGTGGATATCCTTTGGGTAGGTGCACGTTCAACCGCTAACCCTTTTACCGTGCAGGAAATTGCTGATGCTTTAAAAGGTGTTGACGTACCGGTAATGGTTAAAAACCCGGTTAACCCTGATTTAACTTTGTGGATTGGTGCTTTAGAGCGCATCAACAATGCAGGTATCACTAAACTGGCTGCTATTCACCGTGGTTTTTCATCTTACGAGAAATCTGCTTTCCGTAACGAACCAATGTGGGATATGGCTATCAACTTAAAAACACATGCGCCAGATCTGCCTATCATCAACGATCCAAGCCACATTACCGGCAACCGCGATCTGATCCCTTACATCGCTCAAAAAGCTTTGGATATGGATATGCAAGGTTTAATGATCGAATCACACATCGATCCTTCTGTTGCCTGGACTGATGCTAAACAACAAGTTACACCTAAAGCACTGGCCGACTTAATTGACAACCTTACTTTACGTAAACCGGAAGTTAAAAACGCTGACATTAAAGATGCCCTGGCTGAGCTACGTGCCAACATCGATAAAATTGATGACTTAGTGATCCAGAAACTGGCTGAGCGTATGCAGATTGTTGAGAAAATCGGTAACTACAAAAAAGATAACGGTATCACCATTTTACAAGTTAACCGTTGGGACGAGATCCTGAAAAAAGGAGTTCAATACGGCAAAGCTTTGAAACTGGACGAAGATTTTACTGAGAAATTATTAGAACTGATCCACAGCGAATCAATCCGCAAACAAACCGCTATCATGAATGCTGGTACCGGTGTTAAGGAAAATTTAACCCACGCATAA